A DNA window from Anastrepha ludens isolate Willacy chromosome 6, idAnaLude1.1, whole genome shotgun sequence contains the following coding sequences:
- the LOC128868073 gene encoding uncharacterized protein LOC128868073 isoform X2 produces the protein MDVSVKTQDENEARVAEEYLSSLSDLTCNSKPLINMLTMLAEENIACAPVIVKVVEQHIAKVPPDIKLPLLYLIDSIVKNVKSTYIHLFSQCIVNIFCDVFEKVNEKIRERMYALRLTWNEVFPSQKLYALDVKVKRIDNNWPITAKQAQPSIHVNPNFLKSVGNVQAGDVEEILQAKTRELLELKKRKLELELEATKKSLEEQDKQLSKVANGILPPEANTMSNMRVPVVPTQIMPPGIMAPNMMPQHHMHPRAQHPVIVGGGGVPPASMFHPSFHHPRPQQPQQHMPVGMISMPPQNFPPANSGNKPKVHPVNPALLNTIRHRDPRLARQQQIQEITPSMRGTSKSSSRDGDDSHKSDSKSSLSTAYRNGSSSKSSRSDGSSNASGSVSSVGRHSSTSESQRKGSSSRDKEKDKDRKRSESKSSTSSGGSSSSERQKSSTSSSAAASSSSRSSKKSTTSKCDKDAFEIAPLSTTFKRKTSTTSLSGSESSFSRKKDMKRKTHTTHSSPTLKHRSRSRSPIESSVGKSATICTSGGSLSDRDDRRAMPTFSPKKQPKNHITDSEHEEDLCNNKNTALKVENKTQPPATTVALDNDDEMSTTISMASTSTAAKGRGVVGGISLMKTETAAEDEGGSGGSGGGVGGGGNVSVKRHSSIEAPEQQLTKPKIPPLSPSAFESMQVDEVSGDEMKRLSTSNLDPEEPLAKKSKSAKFDALFGDEDVDLRTGIPPQILVAQQHQQLQHKPQRSDSKSPTPPPPPFITDDQNAESWNNLKTAKTTKASSPSKKSSNLDDVRAKLAKATKYSKFNKTEKSSKDFAQRLKLSDAQLNDDSQDANDEKIRTIVAQAQELLETKSINQDQYKNLMQKVMSINETSKLKEAKKRESLSGSVPSVKQIDDDEETAEAQRAAAAREAVLKKRIPKLIRNSATPSESTTTSSAETANSNTSNRSPIYDERSNDNSDTSAPPRSKPQREKRVKHSKWGEKVDSAVGTGAPGNPNLPKPWTKGGMMRQHPVVGGFRGGPSPPNMPNIHPQMPWQMQMPPGIAPGPPFVNPGPMIRSSVPPPPQAPVLPNIPLPPNIPKPCNSIDNPQADLVRTITIDGLSKEIRIYDQVAIVFMELDQPREIGFQAGQRSIIIDDEPPIALQFNDDYKTFNINGQPHRLRFGFPSRELYIDEHWYEIYFGGPPVSIPIQNRIHILKAEGPPPQVNIGGLRRDLVVGKINMIVDAHIVIPLFLDAKPQSFKLGEMDHTVQFADNLLTVLLDGEPAKVEYGGLPKSYVLGGVSYFIRFGALPQGLKAGQIEIKDMIYVKTEKPAPVPIAPIASPKKEVVEPTSEGVKPDVDNKTEPVKVEKIDMDATEPKLEAAVKAPEADQPTIEKSEPQVVGTAGTGNTAIPIFSATALNKINIDELFQKLVSSGILGGAGSVVASSNKDAGVLPSPATLEEEPPQPIAIRPIDLSKSETIKTRQAAIVDTLFSGMQCSSCGVRFPPEQTIKYSQHLDWHFRQNRRERDLSRKAHSRKWFYDLADWVQYEEIEDLDEREKNFFEAQQNDIETCDETSNQKWLNSPAPLSCPALTEDVDRACDMCQEKFEQFYNEETEEWHLRNAIRVEDKIYHPLCHEDYKAALNAKNEETDDKAEAKAAEDTNADEDVIIKIEGDDHSDVEDKTVDATDITMDDDDDDVIVLPNEEPSVTEIDDDDEYVPESVPPVADKDAIDIDVEDNEDATNADADAAGSDVEIQEPHIPFTDLDTYVEKEQPDADDTTQMSFMNVKIKEEPKDDDEDEDDGFEDVGTVLMVPDEEISIQSSEETQTQTIASSTSGMSPTTDRPPSSQSLMQIDAAEFAEGSAVAPIDLNTSIDGNTGTEDEHNLSTVGPSPAIPLASLVNKIKINIAKNSISANSSSTSNNNSNSNSVNNSVIGTTAATTSHSMGSPTKQSTTSDTHTGENTDGIVRGENTAQYSNVSAIGVVSTIPVLCGGGTTSARTTTVTPVSTSSNAKNIAANEESNVSTISVIGSYGSTSSAPRYFPPSTSSTVVPAVAKRQQTTTASPPPPQEEPLPHELKEALKNVKLTKTKKVQCGVETSGLCSIM, from the exons GTACCGCCAGATATAAAGTTGCCTTTGCTATATTTAATAGATTCTAtcgtgaaaaatgtaaaaagcacATATATTCATCTCTTCAGTCAATGTATTGTGAACATATTTTGCGATGTCTTCGAAAAG GTAAACGAAAAAATTCGTGAACGAATGTATGCATTAAGGCTCACTTGGAATGAAGTATTTCCGTCTCAAAAACTCTACGCATTGGACGTTAAGGTGAAGCGCATAGACAATAATTGGCCAATTACAGCAAAGCAAGCGCAACCGTCTATCCACGTGAATCCGAATTTCTTGAAATCT gTGGGTAATGTACAAGCCGGCGATGTTGAGGAAATCTTGCAAGCTAAAACTCGTGAATTGTTGGAATTGAAAAAACGTAAACTCGAGCTGGAATTAGAGGCGACAAAAAAGAGTTTAGAAGAACAAGACAAACAGTTGTCAAAGGTGGCAAATGGTATCTTGCCACCAGAAGCAAACACAATGTCTAACATGCGTGTGCCTGTAGTACCCACGCAAATAATGCCACCTGGCATAATGGCGCCCAATATGATGCCACAACACCACATGCATCCCCGTGCACAGCATCCGGTGATTGTAGGTGGCGGCGGAGTGCCGCCAGCATCAATGTTTCATCCAAGCTTTCATCACCCTAGaccgcaacaaccacaacaacacatGCCAGTCGGTATGATATCTATGCCGCCACAG AATTTTCCACCTGCCAACAGTGGCAACAAACCGAAAGTACATCCTGTTAATCCCGCATTGTTAAACACCATAAGACATCGAGATCCGCGTTTGGCGCGCCAACAGCAAATACAGGAAATCACGCCGTCAATGCGTGGAACATCAAAATCTTCTTCGCGCGATGGCGATGATTCGCATAAGTCGGATAGTAAGTCGTCTTTATCGACGGCATACCGCAATGGTAGCAGCAGCAAAAGTAGCCGTAGTGATGGTTCCAGTAATGCCAGTGGCAGTGTGAGCTCGGTGGGCAGACATTCTTCAACGAGTGAGAGTCAGCGGAAAGGCAGCTCGTCACGCGACAAGGAGAAGGATAAAGATCGTAAACGTAGTGAATCGAAAAGTTCAACTTCATCCGGCGGTTCGAGTTCCTCGGAGCGACAGAAAAGCTCTACATCTAGTTCTGCAGCTGCATCTTCCAGCAGCAGGAGCAGTAAAAAGTCGACAACTAGCAAATGTGATAAAGACGCCTTTGAGATCGCACCACTTTCAACTACTTTCAAGCGTAAGACCTCGACTACATCGCTGTCCGGCAGTGAATCATCGTTTTCACGTAAAAAAGATATGAAACGCAAAACACACACTACCCATTCATCACCGACACTAAAGCATCGTTCCCGTAGTCGCTCGCCAATTGAGTCAAGTGTTGGCAAGAGTGCAACTATCTGCACTAGCGGAGGCAGTTTGTCGGATCGCGATGATAGGCGTGCAATGCCAACATTTTCGCCTAAGAAGCAGCCCAAAAATCACATAACCGATTCGGAACACGAGGAGGACCTgtgtaacaacaaaaacaccgctctgaaagtagaaaacaaaa CGCAACCACCAGCAACGACTGTTGCTCTTGATAATGATGACGAAATGTCAACAACAATTTCAATGGCGTCAACATCAACAGCAGCGAAAGGAAGAGGAGTTGTCGGTGGAATATCGCTGATGAAAACTGAAACTGCAGCTGAAGATGAGGGTGGCAGTGGCGGTAGCGGTGGCGGTGTAGGTGGTGGTGGTAATGTTAGTGTTAAGCGTCACAGCAGCATAGAGGCGCCAGAACAGCAGCTGACTAAGCCAAAAATACCGCCACTGTCACCAAGCGCGTTTGAATCAATGCAGGTCGACGAGGTCAGTGGCGATGAAATGAAACGTCTCTCCACGTCTAATTTAGATCCGGAAGAACCATTGGCCAAGAAGAGTAAATCAGCGAAATTTGATGC ATTATTCGGTGACGAAGATGTGGATCTACGTACTGGTATACCGCCACAGATATTGGTCGCTCAACAACATCAACAGCTTCAACATAAGCCGCAGCGAAGTGATAGTAAATCACCGACACCACCGCCGCCACCATTTATAACAGATGACCAGAACGCGGAGAGTTGGAATAATTTGAAG actgcaaaaacaacaaaagcatcATCACCTTCGAAAAAATCTTCGAACCTAGATGACGTGCGTGCCAAACTGGCGAAGGCAACAAAATAcagcaaatttaataaaaccg AGAAATCCAGCAAAGATTTTGCTCAACGTCTCAAACTTTCCGATGCGCAATTAAATGATGATTCCCAAGACGCGAATGATGAAAAAATTCGCACGATAGTTGCACAAGCACAAGAGCTGCTCGAAACCAAATCCATTAATCAGGATCAATACAAAAATCTTATGCAGAAAGTAATGTCCATAAATGAGACGAGCAAATTGAAGGAGGCAAAGAAACGGGAATCTCTTAGTGGCAGTGTACCGAGTGTAAAGCAAATTGACGATGATGAAGAAACCGCCGAAGCGCAACGCGCCGCAGCGGCACGTGAAGCTGTGCTAAAAAAACGTATTCCAAAGTTGATTAGAAATTCCGCTACCCCAAGTGAAAGTACCACCACTTCTTCTGCGGAGACAGCCAATAGCAACACCTCTAATAGATCGCCTATTTATGATGAACGCAGCAATGACAACAGCGACACTAGTGCACCACCGCGTTCAAAGCCGCAAAGGGAAAAGCGTGTAAAGCATTCGAAATGGGGCGAAAAAGTAGACAGCGCTGTTGGTACCGGTGCACCTGGTAACCCAAATTTGCCCAAGCCTTGGACAAAAGGTGGCATGATGAGGCAACATCCTGTTGTTGGCGGTTTCCGTGGTGGCCCATCACCTCCGAATATGCCCAATATACATCCACAAATGCCTTGGCAAATGCAAATGCCGCCCGGTATTGCACCAGGTCCGCCATTTGTAAATCCAGGGCCAATGATACGTAGCAGTGTGCCGCCGCCGCCGCAGGCACCAGTGCTGCCTAATATACCACTGCCACCCAATATACCGAAGCCCTGCAATTCCATCGACAATCCACAAGCCGATTTAGTGCGTACCATCACCATTGATGGCCTGTCAAAGGAAATACGCATCTATGATCAGGTGGCGATCGTTTTCATGGAATTGGACCAGCCACGCGAAATTGGTTTCCAGGCCGGTCAGCGTTCAATCATCATTGATGATGAGCCGCCAATAGCACTGCAATTCAATGACGATTACAAAACTTTCAATATTAACGGTCAACCGCATCGTTTACGTTTTGGATTTCCATCGCGTGAGCTGTACATTGACGAGCACTGGTATGAGATATACTTTGGCGGGCCACCCGTGTCGATTCCCATACAAAATCGAATACATATTCTTAAAGCGGAAGGGCCACCGCCACAAGTGAACATCGGTGGTTTGCGTCGCGATTTGGTTGTCGGAAAAATTAATATGATTGTGGATGCACACATTGTTATACCATTGTTCCTAGATGCCAAGCCGCAGAGCTTCAAACTTGGCGAAATGGATCATACTGTACAGTTTGCGGATAATTTGTTGACAGTCTTGCTGGATGGTGAGCCAGCTAAAGTGGAGTATGGAGGGTTGCCGAAAAGCTATGTGCTTGGCGGTGTAAGCTACTTCATACGATTCGGTGCTTTGCCGCAAGGTTTGAAAGCGGGCCAAATCGAAATCAAAGATATGATTTATGTGAAAACGGAAAAGCCTGCTCCAGTGCCTATAGCACCCATTGCATCGCCGAAGAAAGAAGTAGTCGAACCTACTTCTGAAGGTGTAAAACCAGATGTAGATAATAAGACTGAACCAGTAAAGGTTGAAAAGATTGATATGGACGCAACTGAACCTAAATTGGAAGCCGCGGTTAAAGCACCCGAAGCCGATCAACCAACGATTGAAAAGAGTGAACCACAAGTGGTCGGCACAGCCGGCACCGGCAATACTGCTATACCAATATTCTCTGCTACGGCTTTAAATAAGATCAATATCGATGAGCTATTCCAGAAATTAGTCTCATCTGGTATATTGGGCGGTGCTGGTAGTGTTGTAGCGTCAAGCAATAAGGATGCAGGTGTTCTACCATCACCTGCCACACTTGAAGAGGAGCCACCACAACCAATTGCTATACGGCCAATTGACTTATCCAAATCAGAGACCATCAAAACGCGGCAGGCAGCGATTGTGGACACTCTCTTTTCGGGCATGCAGTGTAGTAGTTGTGGTGTGCGCTTTCCACCAGAGCAGACCATCAAGTATAGTCAGCATTTAGACTGGCATTTTCGCCAGAATCGGCGTGAAAGAGATCTATCGCGAAAGGCACATTCACGTAAATGGTTTTATGATCTTGCCGATTGGGTACAATATGAGGAAATTGAGGATTTAGACGAGCGAGAGAAGAACTTCTTCGAAGCGCAGCAAAATGATATTGAAACTTGTGACGAGACGTCAAATCAAAAGTGGCTCAATTCACCAGCGCCACTTAGTTGTCCGGCTTTAACGGAAGATGTCGATCGTGCTTGCGATATGTGTCAAGAGAAGTTTGAACAGTTCTATAATGAGGAAACTGAGGAGTGGCACTTGCGGAACGCCATACGGGTTGAGGACAAGATATATCATCCGTTATGCCACGAAGATTACAAG GCTGCGCTAAATgcgaaaaatgaagaaacagaCGATAAGGCGGAAGCCAAGGCTGCAGAAGATACAAATGCGGATGAGGATGtgataattaaaattgaagGCGATGATCACAGCGATG TTGAAGATAAAACTGTGGATGCCACAGATATTACAatggatgatgatgacgatgatgttATCGTGTTGCCCAATGAAGAACCCTCAGTGACCGAAATTGACGACGATGATGAATATGTGCCCGAAAGTGTACCACCAGTCGCAGATAAAGATGCCATTGATATTGACGTTGAGGACAATGAGGATGCAACTAATGCTGACGCGGATGCCGCAGGATCAGATGTGGAAATACAAGAACCGCACATTCCATTCACAGACTTGGATACGTACGTGGAAAAGGAGCAACCAGATGCCGATGATACAACACAAATGTCTTTTATGAACGTTAAAATCAAGGAAGAACCAAAGGACGACGATGAGGATGAAGACGACGGTTTTGAGGATGTAGGCACCGTGCTAATGGTACCCGACGAGGAGATATCAATACAGAGTAGTG AAGAGACACAAACTCAAACGATTGCCTCATCGACGTCGGGCATGTCGCCTACTACCGATCGGCCACCTTCCTCGCAATCTCTTATGCAAATTGATGCCGCGGAGTTCGCAGAAGGTTCAGCTGTAGCGCCGATTGATTTAAATACCTCCATTGACGGCAATACCGGCACCGAAGACGAGCACAATTTGTCCACTGTTGGTCCATCACCTGCGATACCATTGGCTAGCttagttaataaaattaaaataaatattgctaAGAATAGTATATCAGCAAATAGTAGTAGTActagtaataataatagtaatagtaatagCGTTAATAACTCAGTGATAGGCACAACTGCAGCAACCACCAGCCATTCAATGGGTAGTCCAACCAAACAATCAACGACATCTGACACGCATACAGGCGAAAATACTGACGGTATTGTTAGGGGTGAAAACACAGCGCAATATAGCAATGTATCAGCTATAGGTGTTGTGTCCACCATACCAGTCTTGTGCGGCGGCGGCACTACGAGTGCACGGACCACTACCGTAACTCCGGTGTCGACCAGTagcaatgcaaaaaatataGCTGCCAATGAAGAGTCCAATGTAAGTACGATATCTGTCATTGGCAGCTATGGCAGTACATCGTCAGCGCCGCGTTATTTCCCGCCATCTACGTCAAGCACAGTCGTGCCGGCTGTCGCAAAGCGACAACAAACTACAACGGCATCGCCGCCGCCACCACAAGAGGAACCTTTGCCACACGAATTGAAAGAGGCATTGAAGAATGTCAagctgacaaaaacaaaaaaggtgcAATGTGGCGTCGAAACATCTGGGCTATGCTCTATCATGTAA